The following are from one region of the Melioribacteraceae bacterium 4301-Me genome:
- a CDS encoding sodium:solute symporter family protein has product MESNIAIGLSFIDWLIIAIYFAFVLGIGFYLRKYTTNEEDFFLAGRKNSSWVAGLAFLSANLGALELLGMTGNTFKYGMYVAHFYWIGAIPAMLFLGIYMMPFYYSSKIKSIPGYLKLRYDEKTRVLNGIAFAIMTLLVSGINLYAMALVLHTFLGWHWDISMWVSAITVAAYVGLSGLMSAIFTEIIQFFLIWFGLFLVSILGIIEIGSLDQILNRLPETMNTLWSTSADPTKNGMMIHWAGIVLGLGFVLSFGYWTTDFLVVQRAFSAKDLRSARMTPILASFFKMALPFIVILAGLIAIALSGDPNSGFKLLQDGGQVNYDSALPLLIARYYPSGLVGLGVTALLAGFMAGQAGNISAFNTVWTYDIYKSVLNKNASDNHLLWMGRASTIVGVIISLGTAYWAKSFPSIMDYMQAIFSWVNAPLFATMLLGMFVWWITPDGAFWGLVTGMLSSFLMWMGVKFHWFSESIITMSSVQSDMAANFWRAWWAWLICFLVTILVSTFTKKKPKEELVGLVKGLTKEKLDSHLPFVKRPEFVAIISLIVLVILNILFW; this is encoded by the coding sequence ATGGAAAGCAACATTGCCATTGGGCTTTCATTTATAGACTGGCTTATAATTGCAATCTATTTCGCTTTTGTTCTTGGAATTGGTTTCTACCTTCGTAAGTATACAACAAACGAAGAAGATTTCTTTCTTGCCGGTCGAAAAAACTCATCTTGGGTAGCTGGACTTGCATTCCTTTCAGCTAATCTCGGTGCACTTGAATTACTTGGAATGACAGGCAACACTTTTAAGTATGGTATGTATGTAGCACATTTTTATTGGATTGGTGCAATACCAGCCATGCTTTTCCTTGGTATTTATATGATGCCTTTTTATTATAGCAGTAAAATAAAATCAATTCCAGGTTATCTTAAATTAAGATATGATGAAAAAACTCGTGTGCTAAACGGAATAGCTTTTGCTATTATGACTCTGCTTGTATCTGGAATTAATCTTTATGCAATGGCTTTGGTACTTCACACTTTCTTGGGCTGGCATTGGGATATTAGCATGTGGGTTTCGGCTATTACTGTTGCCGCATACGTTGGTTTGAGTGGATTAATGTCGGCGATTTTTACAGAAATTATTCAGTTCTTTCTAATTTGGTTTGGGCTGTTCCTTGTTTCAATTCTGGGAATTATTGAAATAGGAAGTCTTGACCAAATTTTAAATCGATTACCTGAAACTATGAACACTTTATGGTCTACTTCTGCTGACCCCACTAAAAATGGAATGATGATTCATTGGGCTGGTATTGTTTTAGGTCTTGGTTTTGTTTTGTCCTTCGGTTATTGGACAACAGATTTTCTTGTAGTGCAACGTGCTTTTTCTGCAAAAGACCTTCGTTCTGCTAGAATGACTCCTATACTTGCATCTTTTTTTAAAATGGCTCTTCCTTTTATTGTTATACTTGCAGGCCTAATTGCTATTGCACTTTCTGGTGACCCTAATAGTGGGTTTAAACTTTTACAAGATGGCGGGCAAGTTAACTATGATTCAGCGCTTCCTTTATTAATTGCACGGTATTATCCTTCGGGTTTAGTAGGTTTAGGAGTAACTGCTCTTTTGGCAGGCTTTATGGCTGGTCAAGCTGGTAATATTAGTGCTTTTAATACTGTATGGACATACGATATTTATAAATCAGTATTAAACAAGAATGCTTCCGATAATCATTTACTCTGGATGGGCAGAGCTTCAACAATTGTTGGTGTGATAATTTCTTTAGGTACTGCTTACTGGGCAAAAAGTTTTCCTAGCATAATGGATTACATGCAGGCAATCTTTTCGTGGGTTAATGCACCTTTGTTTGCAACAATGCTGCTTGGAATGTTTGTATGGTGGATAACTCCGGACGGTGCTTTTTGGGGACTTGTTACCGGAATGCTTTCTTCATTTCTTATGTGGATGGGTGTTAAATTTCACTGGTTTAGTGAAAGTATTATAACTATGTCAAGCGTTCAAAGTGATATGGCAGCTAATTTCTGGCGGGCATGGTGGGCCTGGCTTATTTGTTTTCTGGTAACAATTTTAGTTAGCACCTTTACCAAGAAAAAACCAAAAGAAGAATTAGTTGGCTTGGTTAAAGGCCTTACCAAGGAAAAACTGGATTCACATTTGCCTTTTGTTAAACGTCCTGAGTTTGTTGCGATAATTTCACTGATTGTACTTGTAATTCTTAACATCTTGTTTTGGTAA
- a CDS encoding ATP-binding protein produces MNMEKERYLVGNILEDLEEKMVFIGGARQVGKTTLATKIITKNIANYVYYNWDYSPDRKRMMKFEMPSEESLLIFDEIHKYRKWKSFIKGIFDVYKNKYKIIVTGSARLNVYRKGSDSLQGRYHYYTLHPFSVAEMCNVKNDFIPLHELYFQSEKSKELNEATELLLKFGGFPEMILTQSEKSLRRWHNEKIERLFKEDIRDVENLRDINSMKLLGDMLPSKVANQLSINSLRADLEVSHRAISEWLDVLEMFYYHYRIYPYSAKVIRSIKKEPKLYLVDWSEVEDESLRFENMIASHLLKFVQFINEAEGYKIKLFYLRNVDKKEVDFFVNVNEKPWFAVEVKLNDTEPSPNLLYFKERLKIPFLFQVVNKKNVDFIRKDVRVISASKFLSGLV; encoded by the coding sequence ATGAATATGGAAAAAGAAAGGTATTTGGTCGGTAATATTCTTGAAGATTTGGAAGAAAAAATGGTGTTTATAGGCGGTGCAAGACAGGTAGGGAAAACTACACTTGCAACAAAAATAATTACTAAAAATATAGCTAATTATGTCTATTATAATTGGGATTATTCGCCTGATAGAAAAAGAATGATGAAATTTGAAATGCCAAGCGAAGAGTCCTTACTTATTTTTGATGAAATTCACAAATACAGAAAATGGAAAAGCTTTATCAAAGGTATTTTTGATGTATATAAAAATAAGTATAAAATTATTGTAACAGGTAGTGCAAGATTAAATGTGTATAGGAAAGGCAGTGATTCTCTTCAAGGTCGATACCACTATTATACACTTCATCCCTTTTCAGTAGCTGAAATGTGCAACGTAAAAAATGATTTTATCCCCTTACATGAGCTTTATTTTCAATCAGAAAAAAGCAAAGAATTAAATGAGGCAACTGAGCTGCTACTTAAATTTGGTGGTTTTCCTGAAATGATTCTTACTCAAAGTGAAAAATCGCTACGTAGATGGCATAACGAGAAAATAGAAAGACTATTTAAAGAAGATATTAGAGATGTCGAAAATTTGAGAGATATAAATAGTATGAAATTACTAGGAGATATGTTACCCTCTAAAGTTGCTAATCAATTGTCTATTAATTCACTTCGTGCAGATTTAGAAGTAAGCCACAGGGCAATAAGTGAATGGTTGGATGTGCTGGAAATGTTTTATTATCATTATAGAATTTATCCATACAGTGCAAAAGTTATCCGCTCAATTAAAAAAGAACCTAAACTTTATTTAGTTGACTGGTCAGAAGTGGAAGATGAGTCGTTACGTTTTGAAAATATGATAGCTTCTCACTTATTAAAATTTGTTCAGTTTATTAATGAAGCGGAGGGTTATAAAATTAAGTTATTTTACCTTAGAAACGTTGATAAAAAGGAGGTTGATTTCTTTGTAAATGTTAACGAAAAACCATGGTTTGCAGTAGAAGTTAAATTAAATGATACAGAACCTTCACCAAACTTACTCTATTTTAAAGAAAGACTTAAAATACCTTTCCTTTTTCAGGTAGTAAATAAGAAAAATGTTGATTTTATAAGAAAGGATGTAAGAGTAATTTCTGCTTCAAAATTTTTAAGCGGCTTAGTTTAA
- a CDS encoding M24 family metallopeptidase, whose translation MKNLNLLLISLFVFLLMACNNQKNNEKISKAIWKGLPSQLLTDKEINDEINAKIVKLKKWLKENNLAGMLFTQVRNVNWITAGKANTQIVLNKDVGAASLLIMENGNKYLIANGSEAPRLLNEGLKGLGYELKFYPWYETNPIKDVRGKLIAEIAGNRKIGSDIPYPNTILMDEKFQPLRYELTPTEIKRYRWLSEQTTEAVAEVCKSLMPGMDEYEIEAMTAAEIRSRGIMPTVLLIGVDQRIYGYRHALPYGAKLKKYAMINVVAEKWGMPVAVTRFVHFGPLPADLQNKIEKTAIVHAHYEEATKPGVSCASIFEEMKKWYEEVGFKDEWKKHHQGGAIGYNDREYIIYPDIKEVVHENQAFAWNPTITGAKVEETILVHKDSVEVLTKAKDWPMINVELNGKVYPQPDILIRDPKTGEIVSQPIKKVKL comes from the coding sequence GTGAAAAATTTAAATTTATTGTTGATTAGTTTGTTCGTCTTCTTATTAATGGCTTGCAATAACCAGAAAAATAACGAAAAAATTAGTAAGGCAATCTGGAAAGGACTGCCTTCACAACTTTTAACAGATAAAGAAATTAATGATGAAATTAATGCTAAAATTGTAAAACTGAAAAAATGGCTGAAAGAAAATAACTTGGCCGGTATGCTTTTCACTCAAGTAAGAAATGTGAATTGGATTACTGCTGGAAAAGCTAATACTCAAATTGTACTTAATAAAGATGTGGGTGCAGCCTCTTTGTTAATTATGGAAAACGGCAACAAATATTTAATTGCTAATGGAAGCGAAGCACCAAGATTATTGAATGAAGGACTTAAAGGACTTGGATATGAATTAAAATTTTATCCGTGGTACGAAACAAATCCAATTAAAGATGTAAGAGGAAAATTAATTGCTGAAATAGCTGGAAATCGTAAAATTGGAAGTGACATACCTTATCCTAATACAATTTTAATGGATGAAAAATTTCAGCCGCTGAGATATGAACTAACCCCAACAGAAATAAAAAGGTATAGATGGCTTTCAGAGCAAACTACTGAAGCAGTAGCTGAAGTTTGTAAAAGTCTAATGCCTGGTATGGATGAATATGAAATTGAAGCAATGACAGCAGCAGAAATTCGATCTAGAGGAATTATGCCAACCGTACTTCTTATTGGAGTGGACCAGCGAATTTATGGCTATCGACATGCATTGCCTTATGGAGCTAAGTTAAAAAAATATGCAATGATTAATGTTGTTGCCGAAAAATGGGGAATGCCGGTTGCTGTAACAAGATTTGTTCATTTTGGTCCATTGCCTGCTGATCTTCAAAATAAAATCGAAAAAACTGCAATTGTTCATGCTCATTACGAAGAAGCTACGAAGCCAGGTGTTTCATGCGCTTCTATTTTTGAAGAAATGAAAAAGTGGTACGAAGAAGTCGGTTTTAAAGATGAATGGAAAAAACATCATCAAGGCGGAGCAATTGGTTATAATGATAGAGAGTATATTATTTATCCTGATATAAAAGAAGTAGTTCACGAAAATCAAGCTTTTGCTTGGAACCCAACAATAACAGGCGCTAAAGTTGAAGAAACTATTCTGGTGCACAAAGACAGTGTGGAAGTTTTAACTAAAGCTAAAGACTGGCCTATGATTAATGTAGAATTAAATGGTAAGGTCTATCCTCAGCCAGATATTCTGATTAGAGACCCTAAGACAGGAGAAATTGTTAGTCAACCAATTAAAAAAGTTAAGCTATAA
- a CDS encoding glycosyl hydrolase — translation MRNNLLIVAFITLSFTLFAQNQNPIAPTPADERLKGYEKRIELQEKSLLKNVELTSIGPTVQSGRVTDIDVSPYDETNFYVAYASGGVWETTNNGISFKPIFDDQASMTIGDIAVDWKNNIVYVGTGENNSSRSSYAGTGIYKSSDDGKTWQYLGLAETHHIGRIVLHPKNPDIIWVAAIGHLYSPNKERGIYKTTDGGKTWRQTLYIDDNTGAIDLAIDPQNPEILYAAMWYRSRRAWNFEESGKTSGIYKSTDGGENWHLITNKESGFPNGDGVGRIGLAIYHDNPNILYAALDNQFHRKEKEKKEYAVTKDLLRKISVDDFLKLNESDINEFLSRENFPKKYTAKLILNWVREGKIKPIDLVNYLEDANSLLFDTPIIGLEIYRSDDAGKTWHKTHKDYLDGVVNTYGYYFGQIGVSPHNPDKIYVMGVPILKSEDGGKTFKSIWKENVHADHHALWVSPKKDGHLINGNDGGINITYDDGETWINANTPAVGQFYSVTYDMDKPFNVYGGLQDNGVWTGPSNNKENYNWMQTGHYSFKSILGGDGMQVQVDTRDNNTVYAGFQFGNYFRINKQTKESKKITPTHKLGENPYRFNWEAPIKLSSHNQDILYLGSNKLHRSMDKGETWITISGDLTNGGKKGDVPYGTLTTIDESPIKFGLIYTGSDDGLIYVTKDAGTSWEKISDSLPQNYWVSRVSASNFDEGTVYVSLNGYRWDNFEALVYKSTDYGKHWERIGTDLPLEPVNVVKEDPVNKNIIYAGTDNGLYVSINGGKNFMALFKGMPAVAVHDLAIHPRDKKLVVATHGRSLYTADVNYIEKLTDSVLQKNLVFFPIEESLIYSQRWGKKNFVWSKPDTPQIQFVYYLSNDGHVNINIKTEKGAVIKHFTDAAERGLNFVKYNLSIDTTQKTVYENELTKLENKKVSLEKSDDGNIYLRPGKYKVEIEIDNIKQSQNLEIKEPKENLREQHTESEEENESI, via the coding sequence ATGAGAAATAATCTATTAATAGTAGCTTTCATAACATTAAGTTTTACACTATTTGCTCAGAACCAAAACCCAATAGCTCCAACGCCTGCGGATGAAAGATTAAAAGGATATGAAAAAAGAATAGAATTACAAGAAAAATCTTTATTAAAAAATGTTGAACTAACTTCGATTGGTCCAACTGTCCAAAGTGGAAGAGTAACGGACATTGATGTTTCTCCTTATGATGAAACTAACTTTTATGTAGCTTATGCCTCAGGCGGTGTCTGGGAAACAACTAATAATGGCATCTCATTTAAACCAATATTTGATGACCAGGCTTCAATGACAATTGGCGATATAGCTGTAGATTGGAAAAACAATATTGTTTATGTAGGAACAGGAGAAAATAATTCGAGCAGGTCATCTTACGCTGGGACAGGTATTTACAAATCATCTGATGATGGAAAAACTTGGCAATATTTAGGTTTAGCCGAAACTCATCATATAGGAAGAATAGTTTTACATCCAAAAAACCCTGATATTATTTGGGTTGCTGCAATTGGGCATCTCTACTCACCAAATAAAGAAAGAGGAATATACAAAACAACAGACGGAGGTAAAACATGGAGACAAACGTTATATATTGACGATAATACAGGTGCAATTGATCTGGCTATTGACCCGCAAAATCCAGAAATATTGTATGCTGCAATGTGGTATCGTAGCCGACGTGCATGGAACTTTGAAGAAAGTGGAAAAACCTCTGGAATATATAAAAGCACAGACGGAGGAGAAAACTGGCATTTAATTACAAACAAAGAAAGCGGATTTCCAAATGGCGACGGCGTAGGAAGAATTGGATTAGCAATTTATCATGATAACCCAAATATACTTTACGCAGCACTTGATAATCAATTCCACCGTAAAGAAAAAGAAAAAAAAGAGTATGCAGTTACAAAAGATTTGCTTAGAAAAATATCTGTAGACGACTTTCTGAAACTTAACGAATCCGATATAAATGAATTCTTAAGCAGAGAAAATTTTCCTAAAAAATATACTGCTAAACTTATACTCAATTGGGTAAGAGAGGGCAAAATAAAACCAATTGACCTTGTAAATTATTTAGAAGATGCAAACTCATTGTTGTTCGACACACCAATTATTGGACTTGAAATATACCGTTCTGATGATGCTGGAAAAACTTGGCATAAAACACATAAAGATTACCTCGACGGTGTCGTTAATACTTATGGTTATTACTTTGGACAAATAGGGGTTTCTCCTCATAATCCAGATAAAATTTATGTGATGGGAGTGCCAATCTTGAAATCTGAAGACGGCGGCAAAACTTTTAAATCTATTTGGAAGGAAAATGTTCACGCAGATCACCACGCTTTGTGGGTTAGTCCTAAAAAAGATGGTCATTTAATAAATGGCAACGATGGTGGAATAAATATTACATATGATGACGGTGAGACATGGATAAACGCTAATACGCCTGCAGTAGGACAATTTTATTCTGTTACGTATGACATGGATAAGCCTTTCAATGTTTATGGGGGTTTGCAAGATAATGGTGTTTGGACAGGACCGAGTAACAATAAAGAAAATTATAATTGGATGCAAACAGGTCATTACTCTTTCAAATCAATTTTAGGCGGTGACGGAATGCAGGTACAAGTCGATACACGAGATAACAACACAGTTTACGCTGGCTTTCAGTTTGGAAATTACTTTAGAATCAACAAGCAAACAAAAGAATCAAAAAAAATAACACCCACACATAAACTTGGTGAAAACCCTTATCGTTTTAACTGGGAGGCACCTATCAAGCTTTCTTCTCACAATCAAGATATCTTATATCTCGGTTCAAATAAACTTCATCGTTCTATGGATAAAGGTGAAACATGGATAACTATTTCCGGGGATTTAACTAACGGCGGCAAAAAAGGCGACGTACCTTACGGCACTTTAACTACAATTGACGAGTCGCCAATTAAATTTGGATTAATTTATACCGGCAGCGATGACGGTTTAATTTATGTTACCAAAGATGCCGGCACATCATGGGAGAAAATTTCTGATTCTCTGCCTCAAAATTATTGGGTAAGCAGAGTCTCTGCTTCAAATTTCGATGAAGGAACTGTGTATGTCTCACTAAATGGTTATAGATGGGATAACTTTGAAGCTCTCGTTTATAAATCCACTGACTATGGCAAGCACTGGGAACGCATTGGAACAGACTTACCATTAGAACCTGTAAATGTAGTTAAAGAAGATCCTGTAAATAAAAATATAATTTATGCTGGGACTGATAATGGGCTTTATGTTTCTATTAACGGTGGAAAAAACTTTATGGCATTATTTAAAGGGATGCCGGCTGTAGCAGTACACGATCTTGCTATTCATCCGCGAGATAAAAAACTTGTAGTTGCAACTCACGGCAGGTCACTCTATACTGCAGATGTGAATTATATAGAGAAATTAACAGACTCTGTTCTGCAGAAAAATTTGGTCTTCTTTCCTATTGAAGAAAGCTTAATATACAGTCAACGCTGGGGTAAGAAAAATTTTGTATGGAGTAAACCCGACACCCCTCAAATACAATTTGTCTACTATTTAAGCAACGATGGACATGTAAACATTAATATTAAAACTGAAAAAGGTGCGGTTATTAAGCACTTTACAGATGCAGCCGAAAGAGGATTAAATTTTGTAAAGTATAACTTATCTATCGACACCACTCAAAAGACAGTTTATGAAAATGAACTTACTAAACTAGAAAACAAAAAAGTTTCACTTGAAAAGTCTGACGATGGTAATATCTATTTGCGACCAGGTAAATATAAAGTCGAAATTGAAATAGACAACATAAAACAATCACAGAACTTAGAAATAAAAGAGCCAAAAGAGAACTTACGCGAACAGCATACTGAAAGTGAAGAAGAAAATGAATCAATATAA
- a CDS encoding UDP-glucose--hexose-1-phosphate uridylyltransferase, with amino-acid sequence MQQLNYSLYTHRRKNILTGQWVLVSPQRTKRPWQGEISGTDLEERPQYDPNCYLCPNNKRANGDINPYYKDTFVFTNDFPALIQDVPNIKMNIKDLLVAKSEKGICRVVNFSPRHDLTLAEMSVNEIEKVIETWQDEFYSLSSCPKINYVTIFENKGSMMGNSNPHPHCQIWAQESIPMEPALELKNFKKYFQKNKRSLLSDYIKIEQKMNERIVYENEHFIILIPFWAVWPYETIVISKRKIPNILSFSDHEKKMFAVALKTITTKYDNLFQTSFPYSAGLHQAPTDGKKHQEWHFHMHFYPPLLRSATIKKFMVGYEMLAEPQRDLTPEFCADILRQLPEVHYKHKEK; translated from the coding sequence ATGCAACAATTAAATTATAGTCTCTATACACATAGAAGAAAAAATATATTGACTGGTCAATGGGTTTTGGTTTCTCCACAGCGGACTAAAAGGCCTTGGCAGGGAGAAATTTCCGGTACAGATTTGGAAGAACGACCTCAGTATGACCCAAATTGTTACTTGTGCCCAAATAACAAACGTGCAAATGGGGATATAAATCCATATTATAAAGATACTTTTGTATTTACAAATGATTTCCCGGCTTTGATTCAAGATGTTCCAAATATAAAAATGAACATAAAAGATCTTTTGGTAGCTAAAAGTGAAAAGGGAATTTGTAGGGTTGTAAACTTCTCTCCACGTCACGATTTAACGCTTGCCGAAATGAGCGTAAATGAGATTGAGAAAGTTATTGAAACATGGCAAGATGAATTTTATTCTCTTAGCTCTTGTCCTAAGATAAATTACGTAACAATTTTTGAGAACAAAGGTTCTATGATGGGTAACAGTAACCCGCATCCCCACTGTCAAATTTGGGCACAAGAAAGTATTCCTATGGAACCAGCACTTGAATTAAAAAATTTTAAAAAATATTTCCAAAAGAATAAACGCAGTCTTTTAAGTGACTACATAAAAATAGAACAAAAAATGAACGAGAGAATTGTTTATGAAAATGAGCATTTTATAATTCTAATTCCTTTCTGGGCAGTATGGCCATATGAAACAATTGTTATTTCTAAAAGAAAAATTCCAAATATCCTTTCTTTTTCTGATCATGAGAAGAAAATGTTTGCTGTAGCTTTAAAAACTATAACAACTAAATATGACAATCTTTTTCAAACATCATTTCCATATTCGGCTGGATTACATCAAGCGCCGACAGATGGTAAAAAACATCAAGAATGGCATTTTCACATGCACTTTTATCCCCCACTGCTACGTTCAGCAACAATTAAAAAATTTATGGTTGGTTACGAAATGCTTGCAGAGCCTCAAAGAGATTTAACACCAGAGTTCTGTGCGGATATCTTACGCCAGCTTCCTGAGGTTCACTACAAACATAAAGAAAAGTAG
- a CDS encoding SufE family protein translates to MSIKEKQEALVKEFEQLMDWEDKYQYIIKLGRELPPLPEEFRSDKYKIEGCQSQLWIIAKLENGKLVFYADSDAMIVKGLIAILIKIYSGETPEEILSNPPDFLKKMGIENHLSPTRKNGLSSMIKQIQMYAVAFNALKKK, encoded by the coding sequence ATGTCTATAAAAGAAAAACAAGAAGCATTAGTTAAAGAGTTCGAACAATTGATGGATTGGGAAGATAAGTACCAATACATAATTAAATTAGGTAGAGAACTTCCGCCTTTACCCGAAGAATTTCGTTCGGATAAGTATAAAATTGAAGGCTGCCAATCTCAACTTTGGATAATTGCTAAATTGGAAAATGGAAAGTTAGTTTTTTATGCTGACAGTGATGCAATGATAGTAAAAGGATTAATTGCTATACTAATTAAAATTTACTCTGGCGAAACCCCCGAAGAAATTTTAAGTAATCCTCCAGATTTTTTAAAAAAGATGGGAATTGAAAATCACTTATCGCCGACCAGAAAAAATGGACTCAGTTCTATGATTAAGCAAATTCAAATGTATGCGGTAGCATTTAATGCGCTTAAAAAGAAATAG
- a CDS encoding galactokinase produces MDYIQSVEKKFIELFGKKPVLVCSPGRVNLIGEHTDYNLGFVLPAAIDKVIYFAISPRGDDSCNLFALDMNDSYTFTLGDVNPSEKRWANYLLGVVDQLLKINKAIKGFDCVFGGNIPIGAGLSSSAAIEAGLAFALNYIFDLNLDKLSLVKLAQKAENEFVGVKCGIMDQYINIFGKENKALKIDCRSLDYEYFPFNFGDVLIVLFDTQVSHSLASSEYNQRRVECDQGVAIIKENFPQVQSLRDVSIEMLSEVKMKMNEIVFKRCKYVIEENQRVIDACSALENGNLKQLGYLMFQTHEGLSKEYEVSCKELDFLVDLAKDNPFIYGSRMMGGGFGGCTINLIKKEKVDEIIRLVADAYQKEFNLKMKAYITKISGGTRIVSEKNYATIKL; encoded by the coding sequence ATGGATTATATTCAATCAGTAGAAAAAAAATTTATAGAACTTTTTGGAAAGAAACCTGTGCTTGTTTGTTCACCCGGCCGCGTAAATTTAATCGGTGAACATACAGATTATAATTTGGGATTTGTACTTCCAGCAGCAATTGATAAAGTAATTTACTTCGCAATTTCACCACGCGGGGATGATAGCTGTAATTTGTTCGCACTCGATATGAATGACTCTTATACATTCACTTTGGGTGATGTTAATCCTTCAGAAAAAAGATGGGCTAATTATTTGTTAGGTGTGGTTGACCAATTATTAAAAATTAATAAAGCTATTAAAGGGTTTGATTGTGTTTTCGGTGGTAATATTCCTATTGGTGCAGGACTTTCTTCTTCAGCTGCTATTGAAGCGGGCCTTGCTTTTGCACTTAATTACATTTTTGACTTAAACTTAGATAAGCTTTCGTTGGTGAAATTAGCTCAAAAAGCCGAAAATGAATTTGTCGGCGTAAAATGCGGTATTATGGATCAATACATAAATATTTTTGGCAAGGAAAATAAAGCTCTTAAAATCGATTGCCGTTCGCTTGATTATGAATATTTCCCATTTAATTTCGGTGATGTGCTGATTGTTCTATTCGATACTCAAGTGTCTCATTCTTTGGCTTCGTCTGAATATAATCAAAGAAGAGTAGAGTGTGACCAAGGAGTTGCTATCATTAAAGAAAATTTTCCGCAAGTTCAAAGTCTTAGAGATGTTTCAATTGAAATGCTAAGTGAAGTAAAAATGAAAATGAACGAGATAGTATTTAAAAGATGTAAGTATGTTATTGAAGAAAATCAAAGGGTAATAGATGCTTGTTCGGCTTTGGAAAATGGGAATTTGAAACAGCTTGGTTATTTAATGTTCCAAACACACGAAGGTCTAAGCAAAGAGTATGAAGTTAGTTGTAAGGAACTCGATTTCCTGGTTGATTTGGCTAAAGACAATCCTTTTATTTACGGCTCAAGAATGATGGGAGGTGGATTCGGCGGATGTACTATTAATCTAATAAAAAAAGAAAAAGTAGATGAAATTATTAGACTTGTAGCAGATGCTTACCAAAAAGAGTTTAACTTAAAAATGAAAGCATACATAACTAAAATAAGTGGTGGTACAAGAATAGTAAGCGAAAAAAATTATGCAACAATTAAATTATAG